A genomic stretch from Rubripirellula reticaptiva includes:
- the ptsP gene encoding phosphoenolpyruvate--protein phosphotransferase, translated as MVQPHSIRDTDTAKSERLGLSTLEDISKLILQSSGLDQTLRNIVRLVADRMQSEVCSIYLCENDRLVLRATLGLASDSTGRISLGFNEGLIGYTAETRSIVNVGEPQSHPRFHYIADSNEEIYHSFLGIPLQDRQRLIGVMAIQTIEPRQFGPIEISTLTTIAFQLSAVVASARLLDQLDHEPFRNNDSPSTDVAIVPVGTDGQVVAERVEPTDSLLLKGELGFGGVAMGPAYLIDEDLGVSEIGDDEPFDLGTEQERLSEAIEKAKIETLCLEKRVAQRLSEEDAAIFHSHLMILQDRVLLEKLRADIHDGRSAASAIKHVIGDYVRAFRRLDDPYLQERAADMEDIGRRLLSNLSGQVRDIIQLPYEAIVVAKEMLPSDIALLDHARILGLVLEASDSNGHAVIIAKSLGIPTLVGVADATRRIRPGNNLILDSASGALHIEPAKQIRSEYRRLKIDGLRHQEELEQFKTRDAVTVNGTKVTLRANIGLLSDVSIAQQFGAEGVGLYRTELPYMARASFPDRKTQYEIYRRVVEGFPSQSVTVRTLDIGGDKSLPYFDTPRELNPFLGWRSVRVSLDHRDMFRTQIEAILMAATHGNVKLMFPMVTTLDEVLACKMVVAEAKQNLMNEGWTIPDVPLGVMIEVPGAIAMATHFAKEVDFFALGTNDLIQYLLAADRGNSSVSHYYDSLHPAVLAAIAQTVATAKRCGKNLCICGEMASDPASFALLVGLGLREFSVSSPSIFALKALLSKLDIKTLQNVAEQAMAESSGARVRKLISEAFGQVPAKD; from the coding sequence ATGGTTCAACCTCATTCAATCCGCGATACCGACACAGCGAAGAGCGAACGACTAGGGCTTTCGACGTTGGAGGACATTAGCAAGCTGATCCTGCAATCGAGTGGGCTCGATCAAACGCTTCGGAATATCGTTCGTTTGGTTGCCGATCGAATGCAGTCCGAAGTTTGTTCGATCTACCTCTGCGAAAATGATCGGTTGGTGTTGCGAGCGACTCTGGGGCTGGCATCCGATTCGACCGGTCGGATCAGTTTGGGTTTCAACGAAGGTTTGATCGGATACACCGCGGAAACTCGTAGCATCGTCAATGTGGGTGAACCGCAATCGCATCCGCGGTTCCATTACATCGCCGATTCGAACGAAGAAATCTATCACTCGTTTCTTGGCATTCCGCTGCAAGATCGTCAACGTTTGATTGGCGTGATGGCGATCCAAACCATCGAGCCGCGCCAGTTTGGCCCAATCGAGATCAGCACGTTGACGACGATCGCGTTTCAGTTGTCAGCAGTCGTTGCGAGTGCTCGTTTGTTGGACCAACTCGATCACGAACCTTTCAGGAACAACGATTCGCCATCAACGGACGTTGCCATCGTTCCGGTCGGCACCGATGGTCAGGTCGTCGCTGAACGGGTCGAGCCAACTGATTCACTATTGTTAAAGGGCGAATTAGGTTTCGGTGGCGTTGCGATGGGGCCGGCTTATCTGATCGACGAAGATCTTGGCGTGTCAGAGATTGGCGATGACGAACCCTTCGATTTGGGGACCGAACAGGAACGGTTGTCCGAGGCGATTGAAAAAGCAAAGATCGAAACGTTGTGTCTCGAAAAGCGAGTTGCCCAGCGACTCAGCGAAGAAGATGCAGCAATTTTCCATAGTCACTTGATGATTCTTCAGGACCGAGTCTTGTTGGAGAAACTGCGTGCCGACATCCATGACGGACGGAGTGCCGCATCGGCGATCAAACATGTGATCGGAGACTACGTCCGAGCGTTTCGCCGGTTGGACGATCCGTACTTGCAGGAACGCGCTGCCGACATGGAGGACATCGGTCGCCGGTTGTTGTCGAATTTAAGCGGACAGGTGCGTGACATCATTCAGTTGCCTTACGAAGCCATTGTCGTCGCCAAGGAAATGTTGCCGTCCGATATCGCATTATTGGATCACGCACGCATTTTGGGATTGGTTTTGGAAGCGTCCGATTCAAACGGACATGCGGTGATCATCGCCAAATCGTTAGGTATTCCCACGTTGGTGGGCGTTGCCGACGCGACGCGTCGAATTCGGCCGGGCAACAACTTGATTTTGGATTCGGCAAGCGGCGCGTTGCATATCGAGCCCGCCAAGCAAATTCGATCCGAATATCGACGTCTGAAAATTGACGGTCTTCGCCATCAAGAGGAACTCGAGCAGTTCAAGACGCGCGACGCGGTCACGGTCAACGGGACAAAAGTCACGCTGCGTGCAAACATCGGTTTGTTAAGCGATGTTTCAATCGCTCAGCAGTTTGGTGCCGAAGGCGTTGGGCTTTACCGCACCGAATTGCCCTACATGGCGCGAGCAAGTTTTCCAGATCGCAAAACACAATATGAAATCTATCGCCGCGTCGTTGAAGGGTTTCCTAGTCAATCGGTGACGGTTCGGACACTCGACATCGGTGGCGACAAGTCGTTGCCTTACTTCGATACGCCGCGAGAACTCAATCCGTTCTTGGGTTGGCGAAGTGTGCGAGTCTCGTTAGACCATCGCGATATGTTTCGCACGCAGATCGAAGCGATCTTGATGGCGGCGACTCACGGAAACGTCAAGTTGATGTTTCCAATGGTCACGACGTTGGATGAAGTATTAGCGTGCAAGATGGTCGTTGCCGAAGCCAAACAGAATCTGATGAACGAGGGTTGGACGATTCCTGACGTGCCGCTTGGAGTGATGATCGAAGTTCCAGGTGCAATCGCGATGGCAACTCATTTTGCAAAAGAAGTTGACTTTTTCGCGCTCGGTACCAACGACTTGATCCAGTACTTGTTGGCGGCCGATCGAGGGAACTCGTCCGTGAGTCATTATTACGATTCGTTACACCCTGCCGTGCTGGCTGCCATCGCCCAGACCGTCGCTACGGCGAAACGTTGTGGGAAGAACCTGTGCATTTGCGGAGAGATGGCTAGCGATCCCGCCAGCTTTGCACTGCTGGTGGGGTTGGGGCTGCGAGAGTTTTCGGTGTCGTCGCCTTCGATTTTTGCATTGAAGGCGCTGTTGTCGAAGCTCGATATCAAAACGCTTCAAAATGTTGCGGAACAGGCGATGGCCGAGTCCAGCGGCGCGCGAGTTCGCAAACTGATTAGCGAAGCATTTGGACAAGTACCAGCCAAGGATTGA
- the pyk gene encoding pyruvate kinase — MNERRGTVTAIELLPYATLLLFPQFSIGPCSMEAKFPNYRHTKIIATLGPATESREKLSQLINVGVDVFRLNMAHATGQWVNDVIGLVREVSAQIGRDVAVMIDVKGPEIRTGSVDEPIELVAGEELHLYTANAEAPIEGEKSVSVNYPDLPRDIDVGATVLIDSGLMRLKVISKTTTTVRCKVLTPGSIGSRRHINLPGVEVNLPALTKKDEADLIAGIAAGVDFVALSFVRRAADIHTLRKFLDERGSNARIIAKIEEQAGVRNMDEIIDAADAIMVARGDLGIEIDYHRLPLVQTQLVSACQLRGKPVIIATHLLESMIQSPIPTRAEISDVSNAVREQADAVMLSGETTTGLYPLESVDALKNIIQSIEPSVSSDLNSRIELLEPKAKMLRAAAVLAQDLGQSGIVVFTRSGFLAYVLGALRPRGVPIFAFTDVESTFRQLLLPWGVEPFLMEFSDDPEQTIQDSLDRLKQNRWCVPGSWLVVITNALANEKVIDTMQLRKVE, encoded by the coding sequence ATGAATGAAAGACGAGGTACGGTAACTGCTATCGAGTTGCTGCCGTACGCGACTCTTCTGCTGTTTCCCCAATTTTCGATCGGTCCATGCTCCATGGAGGCTAAGTTCCCCAACTATCGTCACACCAAGATCATTGCGACTCTGGGCCCAGCAACGGAATCGCGCGAGAAGCTAAGTCAGCTGATCAATGTTGGCGTCGATGTATTTCGATTGAACATGGCTCATGCAACTGGCCAGTGGGTCAACGATGTGATCGGATTGGTGCGAGAAGTTTCGGCCCAGATTGGTCGCGACGTCGCTGTGATGATCGACGTCAAAGGCCCCGAGATTCGGACCGGCAGCGTCGACGAACCGATTGAGTTAGTCGCTGGTGAGGAACTGCACCTGTACACCGCCAACGCTGAAGCTCCGATCGAAGGCGAGAAAAGTGTTTCGGTGAACTACCCAGACTTGCCACGCGACATTGACGTTGGCGCGACAGTGTTGATCGACAGTGGATTGATGCGACTGAAAGTTATTTCGAAGACCACCACTACCGTTCGATGCAAAGTGCTAACCCCCGGTTCGATCGGGTCACGCCGACACATCAACCTGCCTGGTGTCGAAGTCAACTTACCGGCACTGACCAAGAAAGACGAAGCCGACTTGATCGCGGGCATTGCTGCGGGCGTGGACTTTGTGGCACTTTCGTTTGTCCGCCGAGCTGCCGACATCCACACGCTTCGCAAATTTCTGGACGAACGCGGATCCAACGCTCGCATCATTGCAAAAATTGAAGAACAAGCCGGCGTTCGGAACATGGACGAGATCATCGACGCGGCTGACGCGATCATGGTCGCGCGAGGTGACCTGGGAATCGAAATCGATTACCACCGCTTACCACTGGTTCAAACTCAGTTGGTCAGCGCATGTCAGTTGCGTGGCAAACCCGTGATCATTGCGACTCACCTTTTGGAATCGATGATCCAATCACCGATTCCAACTCGCGCAGAGATTTCCGATGTTTCCAATGCTGTTCGCGAACAAGCCGACGCGGTCATGTTGTCAGGCGAAACGACGACGGGTCTATATCCACTTGAATCTGTCGATGCGCTCAAGAACATCATCCAAAGTATCGAACCATCGGTCAGCAGTGACTTGAACTCGCGGATTGAACTGCTTGAACCAAAAGCAAAGATGCTGCGAGCGGCAGCGGTACTGGCCCAAGATCTCGGTCAGTCGGGTATCGTTGTGTTCACGCGCAGCGGATTCCTGGCGTATGTGCTTGGCGCATTGCGACCGCGCGGCGTACCGATTTTTGCGTTCACGGACGTCGAATCGACCTTCCGACAATTGCTTTTGCCTTGGGGTGTTGAACCATTTCTGATGGAATTTTCAGACGACCCCGAACAAACAATTCAGGACTCGTTAGACAGGTTGAAACAGAACCGTTGGTGCGTTCCTGGTTCATGGTTGGTGGTGATCACCAATGCGCTAGCGAACGAAAAAGTGATCGACACGATGCAACTTAGAAAAGTCGAGTGA
- a CDS encoding STAS domain-containing protein, giving the protein MAIGFNAQKPSHDFVGQVDGWLKEAKCTAENCDHAEVIVDLSDVTRVSSHDLNELIRLQLHIKNGGQRLVLSNVQETVFQVFTLTRLDRLIELRHDGHFEPPKPHKQR; this is encoded by the coding sequence ATGGCTATCGGATTCAATGCACAAAAACCATCCCACGATTTCGTGGGCCAAGTCGACGGTTGGCTCAAAGAGGCAAAGTGCACTGCCGAGAACTGTGATCATGCTGAAGTGATCGTTGATCTAAGCGACGTTACCCGAGTCAGCAGCCATGACCTAAACGAATTGATTCGGCTGCAATTGCACATCAAGAACGGCGGTCAACGATTGGTGTTGTCCAACGTGCAGGAAACAGTCTTTCAAGTCTTCACCTTAACGCGACTCGATCGGCTGATTGAACTGCGTCATGACGGCCATTTCGAACCGCCGAAACCCCACAAACAGCGTTGA
- the ftsH gene encoding ATP-dependent zinc metalloprotease FtsH, translating to MSDNPQRNGDSKPGGNVWLVLVLVTTAVLVSAFLFGSTQRQLRYPELMSLLEMAAEAKTQVAADATAAVDEPIVDESAGDEPKVDETTVAKADLAESPVDEAGDQKSESVDIKKSDSKDAGSASSVALPSTKKTSRARPTLVVKSTKNPEILIEYSELQDVLVADELITGTVMYRSLGMGGNAPKEAAKRVEFQTIRDTYNESEHERLVSYLEASGVTWDNARPSRLLQDHWPELLMIGILVFLGIMMLRRIGGVGSPMSFSRSRGKLYSQEELALSFDDAAGIDEAVEEVREIVDFLKNSDKYQALGGRIPKGVLLVGPPGTGKTLLAKAIAGEAGVPFFSLSGSDFVEMYVGVGAARVRDMFQQATNRAPCIIFIDELDALGKSRSGNSVGGHDEREQTLNALLVEMDGFVSNSGVIVIAATNRPETLDPALLRPGRFDRHVLVDRPDVGGREAILKVHVKNVKLDEKVDLREIASITPGFVGADLANLVNEAALLAARAEKNTVGSDQFNDAVERVTAGLEKKNRVMNADEKIRVAYHEAGHAIVAAALPNTDPVHKVSIIPRGLAALGYTMQRPDSERYLMTKTELESNMKVLLAGTLTEEMTFQDISTGAQNDLERCTEIARSMVMDYGMSRLGRVNFRRSNRSAFLAGGGEGYQTVHSEEMAKLIDKEVTRIIDDSLAQTREILEQRRDVLEAVTQRLLEVEAIDNEELMRLIRQHSQGPWLVPGTVSEKPLAKLRVDDRSNKNFKTDAADGS from the coding sequence ATGAGCGACAATCCACAGCGAAATGGTGACTCCAAGCCGGGCGGAAATGTCTGGTTGGTTCTGGTGTTGGTCACCACGGCGGTATTGGTCAGCGCGTTTCTGTTTGGCAGCACCCAGCGCCAGCTCCGTTATCCGGAACTGATGTCATTGCTGGAAATGGCGGCTGAGGCAAAAACGCAAGTGGCCGCGGATGCGACAGCCGCTGTCGATGAACCCATTGTTGACGAATCTGCCGGCGACGAACCAAAGGTTGACGAAACAACGGTCGCCAAAGCCGATCTAGCGGAATCGCCGGTCGACGAAGCGGGAGACCAGAAATCGGAGTCCGTCGACATCAAGAAATCGGACTCAAAAGACGCTGGATCTGCGTCTTCGGTCGCATTGCCGTCAACCAAAAAAACGTCGCGGGCGAGGCCGACATTGGTCGTCAAGTCGACCAAAAATCCAGAAATTTTGATCGAGTACAGTGAACTTCAAGACGTCTTAGTGGCTGACGAATTGATCACGGGAACCGTGATGTACCGATCCCTTGGCATGGGCGGAAACGCGCCAAAGGAAGCAGCCAAACGGGTTGAGTTTCAGACCATCCGTGACACTTACAACGAATCCGAACACGAACGTTTGGTCAGTTATTTGGAAGCATCCGGTGTGACCTGGGATAACGCCCGCCCCAGCCGATTGTTGCAAGATCATTGGCCTGAACTGTTGATGATCGGCATTCTGGTGTTCTTGGGCATCATGATGCTGCGCCGCATCGGTGGAGTTGGATCGCCAATGTCGTTCTCACGCAGCCGTGGCAAACTGTACAGCCAAGAAGAGCTTGCCCTGTCGTTTGATGACGCCGCGGGCATCGACGAAGCAGTCGAAGAAGTCCGCGAAATTGTCGACTTCTTAAAGAACAGCGACAAGTATCAGGCGCTTGGCGGACGCATCCCCAAGGGTGTCCTCTTGGTCGGACCACCGGGAACAGGAAAGACGTTGCTTGCCAAAGCGATCGCAGGCGAGGCCGGTGTGCCTTTCTTTAGTCTCTCGGGCAGCGACTTTGTCGAAATGTATGTCGGCGTAGGGGCGGCGCGTGTTCGTGACATGTTCCAGCAAGCCACCAATCGAGCGCCGTGCATCATCTTCATCGACGAACTCGATGCGCTCGGAAAGAGCCGCAGCGGTAACTCGGTGGGCGGTCATGATGAACGCGAACAGACACTCAATGCTCTGTTGGTCGAGATGGACGGATTCGTATCGAACTCGGGTGTGATCGTCATCGCCGCGACGAACCGTCCAGAAACACTTGACCCGGCACTGCTTCGTCCCGGTCGTTTTGACCGTCACGTGTTGGTGGACCGGCCCGATGTTGGTGGCCGCGAAGCGATTCTTAAAGTCCACGTCAAGAATGTGAAATTGGACGAGAAGGTCGACCTTCGAGAGATCGCGTCGATTACGCCTGGATTCGTCGGGGCCGACTTGGCTAATCTTGTCAACGAAGCGGCACTGTTGGCCGCGCGAGCGGAAAAGAACACGGTCGGCAGCGATCAATTCAATGACGCTGTTGAACGGGTCACAGCCGGTTTAGAGAAGAAGAACCGGGTGATGAACGCGGACGAAAAGATTCGTGTTGCGTATCACGAAGCCGGTCATGCGATTGTCGCTGCCGCGCTTCCCAACACCGACCCGGTCCACAAGGTCAGCATCATTCCGCGTGGTTTGGCGGCGCTCGGTTACACGATGCAACGTCCCGATTCGGAACGTTATTTGATGACCAAGACCGAACTGGAAAGCAACATGAAAGTGTTGTTGGCCGGAACGTTGACCGAAGAAATGACGTTCCAAGACATCAGCACCGGTGCGCAAAACGACCTTGAACGATGCACTGAAATTGCTCGCAGCATGGTCATGGATTACGGCATGAGTCGGCTTGGTCGAGTCAATTTCCGTCGCAGCAATCGATCGGCTTTCTTGGCTGGTGGCGGGGAGGGATACCAAACTGTGCACAGCGAAGAAATGGCGAAGCTGATTGATAAAGAAGTGACTCGTATCATTGACGATTCGCTGGCCCAAACTCGCGAGATTTTGGAACAGCGGCGTGACGTTTTAGAAGCCGTAACGCAGCGTTTGCTAGAGGTCGAAGCGATCGACAACGAAGAACTGATGCGATTGATTCGCCAGCACAGCCAAGGGCCTTGGTTGGTGCCGGGAACGGTCAGCGAAAAGCCGCTTGCAAAGTTGCGAGTCGACGATCGATCGAACAAGAATTTCAAGACTGACGCCGCTGATGGATCGTAG